The Synergistota bacterium DNA segment TTTAAGTCTTCCCTCTGAAGGTTTTCTATCAAGGCATACTCCATGCTTTCCTCATCGGAAATATCCTTAACTATAGCAGGTATCTTCTGAAAACCAGCCCTTTGGGCAGCCCTATAACGTCTTTCTCCTGCCACTATCTCATATCCCCTATCAACCTTACGAACGATTATTGGTTGAAGAAGGCCATGCTGTTTTATAGAGTTAGCGAGCTCCTCAAGCGACTCTTCCGCTAAAATCTTCCTAGGCTGATAAGGATTAGGAACTATCTCCTCTATCGGAATTTCAATAAGCCTTTCCTTCTCGGGACCGGTTGGAATAAGAGCACCTAACCCTTTGCCTAGCCCTCCCCTTGTGGGCTTAAGAGGCATCCTTTATCCTCTCCTTCCCCTTACAAACTCCTTCGCAAGCGAAATATAGGCTTGTGCCCCATTAGATTGAGGAGCATAGTATATTACAGGCTTTCCATAACTTGGAGCCTCGCTAACCCTCACGCTTCTGGGTATGATAGATTTGTATACCTTATCCTTAAAATAATTTCTCACTTCATCCGCAACCTGCTGAGCAAGTTTCGTTCTCGAGTCAAACATCGTTAGAAGAACCCCATAAATCTCTAACTTAGGATTGAGATACTCCTTTACCAAATCTATAGTCTTTAAAAGCTGACCCAATCCTTCAAGGGCATAATATTCACATTGAATAGGTATAACAACCCCATCAGCAGCCGTTAAAGCGTTTATAGTTAAAAGCCCCAGAGAAGGAGGACAATCCATAAATATATAATCATACCTATCTACTAGTCCCTCCAAACCTCTCTTTAGACGCGTTTCACGTGAAACAGCGTTAACTAACTCTATCTCGGCTCCCGCCAAATCTATGTTGGAAGGGATAAGATCGAGGTTTTTATATACCCCCTTAATTATAGCCTCTTCCGCCTTAATCCTTCCCAGAAGGACATCATACAAGCTATTTTTAATCTCCTCCTTCTCTATACCCAATCCACTTGTAGCGTTTCCCTGAGGATCCACATCTACAAGAAGCACCTTCTTCCCTAAGGAAGCGATCGCCGAAGATAGATTCACTGCAGTAGTGCTCTTTCCAACACCACCCTTTTGATTAGCGAGAGCCACTACCCTGCCACTCTTCATTTCCTTCACCCCTTAAAAAAGAAATCCTCAGCTCATTCCTTTCCTCATCCAAAATCACGTTAAAAGTTAAACCATATTTTTTAAACTTCGAAAGTGTTTTAGAAATAATACTATACAAATCTTCCAGCGTTTGAGGTGTAGATTCTCTCTCCTTCATTTCCCGGGAAATTAAACCTAGCATTTTATCTACCAACTCTTCCGTTTGATTAACATTTAACTTTCTCTGTTCTATCTGCTTTAACGCTTTGATCATATCTGATTCAGAGGAAAGCTTTAACAGGGCTCTCGCATGTCTCTCTGTTATGGTCCCATCCATCAGTTTTTCCTGAACAACAAGTGGAAGCCTTAACAATCTAAGCTTATTTGCTATAGTAGATTGCTTTTTCCCTACCATCTGCGCTATTTCCTCTTGAGTTAAGTCAAACTCTTGCATCAGCCTCTTATATCCATAAGCTTCCTCTATTGGATTTAAGTCTGATCTTTGAAGGTTTTCTACAAGAGCGAAAGAGAGTGCTTCCTTGTCCGTTGCCTCAACCACCATGGCAGGAATGTAAGAAAGCCCGGCTAACCTTGCAGCCCTCCATCTTCTTTCACCAGCTATTAGCTCATATCTATTCTCCCCTATCTCCCTTACGATAATAGGCTGAAGAACCCCTACTTCCTTTATCGAAGAGGCAAGCTCCTCTAAAGACTCAGCATCTATATTCTTCCTTGGCTGATAAGGATTAAGGACTATCGAGTCGATGGAAATGCTTCTTACCCCTTTCTCTCCCTCCGTCCTTTCGACCTTAAGAGCCTGTAACGACTGACTAAGATCTTCCTTTTTCTCTCCCTTGGCTTTCCCAAACCACACAAACTATCACCTCCTTACAACGGTCTTTTAAATGGGATCCCCGTTTTCCTTGGATATTTAGCAGGAGTTTCTCCCCTTTTTCTAATAAACACTAAATAACCCTTAAAGTCAATAGCTTTTATATAATACTCTTCTACCTTTTCCAACTCACAGTTAAGCAAATTAAGAGCATTTTGAGCCTCATCAATTTCCTCAAAAACCCTTTTCCCTTTATAAGCTACAAGCAAGCCTCCTATTTTCAAAAAAGGAATCGTTAACTCTAGCAAAACATTAAGCGATGCAACTGCTCTTGAAACTACAATATCTACGCTTTCCCTAAACTGTTTTTGCCTCCCAAGCTCCTCAGCCCTACCTAAAAGAATTTTAACATTAGGAAGCGAAAGCTCTAAAACTACTTCCTTTAAGAAAGAGATCTTCTTTTCCACCGACTCTAAGAGAAGAAGCTCTAAATGAGGTTTTAATATTTTTATGGGTATACCTGGAAAACCTCCACCAGTACCAACATCAAGAAGGCTATTAAGTGAAGAAAGGTCAAGAAACTTAACTATTTGAATCGAATCTATAAAGTGCCTATAAGCTATAGCTTTGGGATCCCTTAAGGAAATCGAGGTAATGTTAAAAGGGGCTGAAAGAATCAGCTCTAAATACCTATAGAATTTTTTCTCCTCTTGAGGTGTTAAAAAAAAGCCCTCCTCCTTGAAAACCTCTATCATTTTCCTATGCAAAACTGAGAGAAGATTATATCTAACATCTCTTCAGTCCACTCCTCTCCCGTAATTGCACCTATAGAGCGTAGAGCTTCTTGAATTCCAACAGAGACAACATCATAAGGCAACCCTTTCCTTAAAGACTCAATGGAATCTTTTAAAGAAGAGCTAACTCTCTCTAAATACTCCATGTTTCTCATGGAAGTCATCCAAACTTCACCGCTTAAATCCATTCCTTCTTGAATTTCCATAAGTATAATCTCTTTCAGCTGATCTATCCCTTCTTCGTAAAGAGCAGAAATCCACACTTCCTTACTTGAAGGGAGAAGAGCTCTTACTTCTGCAGGATCGATCTTCTTAGGAAGATCTTTTTTATTATAAACCACTATAACCCTTTTACCATTTAATTTTTCAATTATAGATATATCCTCTTCCTCTAAGATAACGCTTGAATCTAAAACCAAAAGGACTATATCTGCGTTCTCTATCTGAGAAAGGCTTCTCGATATCCCTTCCCTTTCAATTTCATCCTTCGCTCTTCTTATTCCTGCTGTATCTACTAACCTTATAGGAACCCCTTTAATATTTAGAACCTCTTCTATAAGATCCCTTGTAGTACCAGGAATAGAGGTTACTATGGCCCTGGCTTCTTGAAGCAAAGCATTCAATAAGGAGGATTTTCCTACATTTGGTTTTCCACATATTACAACCCTTACTCCTTCCCTGTATATGGAACCAGCTTTTGTAGAGGCTATTATCTTATTAAGATCGATCAAAATTTCCTTAAGCCTTTCTTCCACATCTTCAGGAGATATGAGAGGAATATCCTCTTCAGGAAAATCCAATGAGGCCTCCACCCAAGATGCTAAATTTAAAAGCTTATTTCTCAAGGAAGAAAGCCTCTTTCCGAACTCTCCCTTAAGCTTACGGCTAGCTATCTTTATCGCTTCTTCGCTTTTTGCCCTCACTATTTCCAAGACAGCCTCAGCTTGTATTAGATCTATCCTGCCATTTAAAAAAGCACGGCGGGTAAACTCACCTGGTTCAGCCAGGCGAGCACCCGCCGCTAAAACTAACTCTAAAACCCTGCTCGCTACCAATGTTCCACCATGACAGTTTATCTCCACTACATCCTCTCTAGTATAGCTATAAGGAGCCCGCATAAGAGAGACTATTACCTCATCTATTTCCTCACCCGTCGACGGATTAACTATATGCCCGTAAGCCATGGTATAGGTTGGCATGTTTTTCAAGCTCTTTCTCTTTCCTTTGAATACCTTATCCGCTATCTCTATAGCTTGAGGGCCACTTAGCCTAACTATAGCGATACCGCCTTCTCCCCATGGCGTCGCTATAGCAGCTATTGTGTCTCCTTCTCTCACTTCGGAGCTATCACTACCTTCCTATAAGGTTCCC contains these protein-coding regions:
- a CDS encoding AAA family ATPase produces the protein MKSGRVVALANQKGGVGKSTTAVNLSSAIASLGKKVLLVDVDPQGNATSGLGIEKEEIKNSLYDVLLGRIKAEEAIIKGVYKNLDLIPSNIDLAGAEIELVNAVSRETRLKRGLEGLVDRYDYIFMDCPPSLGLLTINALTAADGVVIPIQCEYYALEGLGQLLKTIDLVKEYLNPKLEIYGVLLTMFDSRTKLAQQVADEVRNYFKDKVYKSIIPRSVRVSEAPSYGKPVIYYAPQSNGAQAYISLAKEFVRGRRG
- a CDS encoding ParB/RepB/Spo0J family partition protein is translated as MWFGKAKGEKKEDLSQSLQALKVERTEGEKGVRSISIDSIVLNPYQPRKNIDAESLEELASSIKEVGVLQPIIVREIGENRYELIAGERRWRAARLAGLSYIPAMVVEATDKEALSFALVENLQRSDLNPIEEAYGYKRLMQEFDLTQEEIAQMVGKKQSTIANKLRLLRLPLVVQEKLMDGTITERHARALLKLSSESDMIKALKQIEQRKLNVNQTEELVDKMLGLISREMKERESTPQTLEDLYSIISKTLSKFKKYGLTFNVILDEERNELRISFLRGEGNEEWQGSGSR
- the rsmG gene encoding 16S rRNA (guanine(527)-N(7))-methyltransferase RsmG — protein: MIEVFKEEGFFLTPQEEKKFYRYLELILSAPFNITSISLRDPKAIAYRHFIDSIQIVKFLDLSSLNSLLDVGTGGGFPGIPIKILKPHLELLLLESVEKKISFLKEVVLELSLPNVKILLGRAEELGRQKQFRESVDIVVSRAVASLNVLLELTIPFLKIGGLLVAYKGKRVFEEIDEAQNALNLLNCELEKVEEYYIKAIDFKGYLVFIRKRGETPAKYPRKTGIPFKRPL
- the mnmE gene encoding tRNA uridine-5-carboxymethylaminomethyl(34) synthesis GTPase MnmE, translated to MREGDTIAAIATPWGEGGIAIVRLSGPQAIEIADKVFKGKRKSLKNMPTYTMAYGHIVNPSTGEEIDEVIVSLMRAPYSYTREDVVEINCHGGTLVASRVLELVLAAGARLAEPGEFTRRAFLNGRIDLIQAEAVLEIVRAKSEEAIKIASRKLKGEFGKRLSSLRNKLLNLASWVEASLDFPEEDIPLISPEDVEERLKEILIDLNKIIASTKAGSIYREGVRVVICGKPNVGKSSLLNALLQEARAIVTSIPGTTRDLIEEVLNIKGVPIRLVDTAGIRRAKDEIEREGISRSLSQIENADIVLLVLDSSVILEEEDISIIEKLNGKRVIVVYNKKDLPKKIDPAEVRALLPSSKEVWISALYEEGIDQLKEIILMEIQEGMDLSGEVWMTSMRNMEYLERVSSSLKDSIESLRKGLPYDVVSVGIQEALRSIGAITGEEWTEEMLDIIFSQFCIGK